A single Scleropages formosus chromosome 4, fSclFor1.1, whole genome shotgun sequence DNA region contains:
- the atp5l gene encoding ATP synthase F(0) complex subunit g, mitochondrial produces MVLLRGGDIQWAAAGKGKRSEENRYKRKVMAQTVQKMVAKVPQMISATVTYSRPRLATFWHYARVELVPPSPAEIPQAIESVKGLVKSFQSGRLRQITVRDAMRNGLVATEVLMWFYIGEIIGKGGIVGYNV; encoded by the exons ATGGTCCTTCTTCGTGGAGGTGACATTCAGTGGGCTGCAGCCGGGAAAGGCAAGCGAAGTGAGGAAAATAGATACAAGCGAAAAGTCATGGCACAGACGGTACAGAAAATGGTGGCTAAGGTGCCACAAATGATAAGTG ctaCAGTAACTTATTCCAGACCAAGGCTAGCCACATTTTGGCATTATGCTCGTGTTGAACTGGTACCTCCTTCACCAGCTGAGATTCCCCAGGCCATCGAAAGCGTCAAGGGGCTTGTCAAGAGCTTCCAGTCAGGCCGTCTTCGTCAGATTACCGTTAGA gaTGCCATGAGAAATGGCCTGGTGGCAACAGAAGTGCTGATGTGGTTTTACATTGGAGAAATCATTGGGAAAGGAGGCATCGTTGGATACAATGTTTAA